The Streptomyces racemochromogenes DNA segment GAAGAGCGGGAGGCGGGCCGCCTTGCAGAGGTAGCGCTCGGCGGCGAGCTTGCTGACCGGGCCGCCGTCCGTCTGGAAGACGACCAGGGCCGGATCGTCGGAGCCCGAGTCGAGGTAGTGGTCGATGACCGCGTCCATCGCCAGGTGGTAGGAGGTCTTGCCCATGTGGCCGAGCCGGGCCGCCGTCGCCGTGACCCGCCCCTCGTGGTTCGCCAGGGTGACCTCCTCGACCGCGTCGACGTCCGTGGAGAAGAACACCACCGGGACCCGGCCGTCGGTGTCGAGGTGCGCCGAGAGGCCCAGGACGCGGTCGGCGAAGGCCTGCACGCTGCCGTCGTCGTAGTAGGGCCGCATGGACCCGGAGTAGTCCAGGACCAGGTACACCGAGGCGCGGCCGCCCTCCAGACCGTGCCGGGAGAGGGAGGTGCCGGCGCTCTTGTAGAGGTTCACGAGCGCCGGGGCCGTCTCCTCGATCTTGCGGAGGTCGATCGCGCTGCCCGTCATGCGGCCGAGGGTACGGCAGCGGGCGGTGCGGCCGGGCCGGGTGCGCGCCGGGCGGGCGCCGCTCCGGCTTCCGCCGCCGCTACGGGTGGTCGGCGGACTTCCCGGCAGGGCTCCCGGCGGCCCCCGCGGCGGCGCGGGCCGCCTCCAGGGCGTCGATGTCCTCCAGCATCGCGGCCGCGAGGTCCCGCTCGGAGGTGTAGTACCGCTCGGCCCACTTGAGGGTCAGGGTGGGGTACGCCCAGGCCGCCTCGTCCTTGGCGCTCTCGGCGTCGGCCTCCGCGCGGCGGCGCATGTCCTCCGCGAACTCCTTGTGGCGGCTCAGGACTTCGCGCATCTGCTCCGGTTCCAGCAGGTGGCCCAGCCACAGCCGCAGCATCGGCCCGTGCTTGAGCACCGGCGGGTCGACCGGCGCCTCGCGCGCCCAGGCCCGTACGGCGTCCATGCCCGCGCCGGTGATCCGGTAGACGCGCTTGTCGCGGGTGCCGGTGTCCTGGGCGACCATCCGCGAGGAGGCGTAGCCGGCCTTCTCCAGCCGCTTGAGCTCGCTGTAGATCTGGCTGAAGGACGGGCTCCAGTAGAAGAAGCGAAGCGACCGGTCGGACCACTTCTTCAGGTCGTAGCCGGAGAGCTCCTCGCCGAAGGAGAGCAGCCCGAGCACCGCCCAGCTGGTCGCGGGGAGGGGGCGCGGGTTCGTGCCCGCCGACGTCTCGTCTGCCGTCTCGGCCGTCTCGTCTGCCACGCAGCGCAGTCTACGACCGGTCCCGCGGCCCTCTTCCCCCGAAGGGGCATGCCTGTTAGAAGTATTCCTCTTAGGTATGACTCCGGCAGGAGGGACCCCCGTGAAGGTCTCGATGCCCTTCGGGGCCCGGCTCGTCGGCCCGGTCCACGACCGCGTCGAACGGACCGGCCTCGTCGAGGAGATGGGCTTCGACCCCGCTCGCCCCCCGGGGGCCTGAGATGGTGTCGCTCGAGGGCAAGGTCGTCGTCATCACCGGTGCCGCCCGCGGCCAGGGCGCCGCCGAGGCCCGGCTGTGCGCCGGGGCCGGGGCGCGGGTCGTCGTCACCGACCTCCGCGAGGAGGAGGGCCGGGCGGTCGCCGCCGAACTGGGCGGCCAGGGCCTGTACGTACGCCACGACGTGGCCGACGCCGACAGCTGGGCCGGGGTGGTGCGCGAGGCGGTCGCCGCCTTCGGGACCATCTCCGCGCTGGTCAACAACGCCGCTCTGTGGCGCACCGCGCACGTCGAGGAACAGAGCCCCGAGGGCTTCGAGGAACTGCTGCGGGTCAACCTGCTCGGCCCCTTCCTCGGGATCCGGGCCGTCGCCCCCGTGCTGCGCGCCGGCGGGGGAGGCTCCGTCGTCAACGTCTCCTCCACCGCCGGGCTCGTCGGCATCCCCGGCCACGCGGCCTACGGCTCCACCAAGTTCGGCCTGCGCGGACTGACCCGCTCGGCGGCGCTGGACCTGGCCCCGGACGGCATTCGGGTCAACTCGGTGCACCCCGGGGCCATTGACACCCCGATGGTGGCCGACGCCGTCGCGGGGCGCGACTGGTCGCACGTCCCGCTGGGCCGGATGGGCCGGCCGGGGGAGGTCGGGGAGCTGGTGCTGTTCCTGTGCTCGGACGCGTCCTCGTACGTCACCGGCGCGGAGTTCGCGGTCGACGGCGGGATGACGGCGCGGTGACCCGGGACGGGCTGTCGCCGGACGCGCGGCGGCTGTGCGACGCGATGGCCGCCGGGTTCCCCGGCCCCGGGGACGCGGCCGCCCTGCGGGCCGCGGTGGCCGCCGGCGCCCCGGGCCGCCCGGCGGGGCCGGATCTGGCCTCCGTGTACGACACCACCGCGGGCGGGGTGCCGGTGCGGGTGTACGACCCCGCGCCCGGGGCGGCGGGCCGGCCGCTGGCGGTGTACTTCCACGGCGGCGGGTGGGTGATGTGCGGCCCGGACACCCACGACGCCCTGTGCCGTGCCCTGGCGTCGGCCTCCGGGGCGGTGGTCGTCTCCGCCGACTACCGGCTCGCCCCGGAACACCCCTGGCCCGCGGCGGCCGACGACGCGCTGGCCGTACTGCTGTGGGCGCGGACCGGGGCGGAACGGCTGGGCTGCGACCCGGCCCGCGTGGTGGTGGCGGGCGACTCCAGCGGGGGCAACCTGGCGGCGGTCACCGCGCTGCGGGCCCCCGGCCTGGTCGCCGGGCAGCTGCTGGCGTACCCACCGCTGGACGCCTCCATGGGCTCCGAGTCGGTGGCGGCGTACGGGCGGGGGTACTTCCACACCGCCGCGCACATGGCCTGGTACTGGGACCAGTACGGCGGCGACCCCGCCCACCCGCACGTCTCGCCGCTGCGGGCCGCCGACCTGTCGGGGCTGCCGCGCACGCTGATCGTCCTCGCGGACTGCGACGTCCTGCGGGACGAGGGGCTGGCGTACGCGCGCCGACTGGGGGAGGCGGGCGTCGACTGCGAGGTCCGCCTCCACCCCGGTGTCTTCCACGGCTTCCTGGGCCTCCCGCTGCCGGCCGCGCGGGCGGCGGTGGCGGGAGCGGCGGCCTGGCTGGCGGCGACGGAGCCGGTGGGATGAGGGGGCGGGGCGGCCGGATTCGAACCGGCGTCCTCCTCCATGCTGTGTAGGCGCACTACCTCTGTGCTACGACCCCGCCTGGGCTGGATCTTAGGCGGCACCGGGCGGGGTCCGCACCGGGATATCGACTGCATGATGTGTCCATGCCCGCCTTCTTGCTGCGCCTGCTCCTGCTCCTGGCCGTGGAGGCCGCGGCCGCCGCGCTGCTGCGCGAGCCCGGGACGCCGTGGATCCCCGTGCTGCTGGCGGTGTTCGTGGCCGGCTCGGCCGTACCGCACGGCACCGAGGCGGAGCTCGGGGGGCGCTTCCTGGTCGCGCTGACCGCGGTCGGGGCCGCCCGGCTGGGGGCCACGGCCTGGGAGGGGCGCGGCCTGCCCGCCGCGGTGG contains these protein-coding regions:
- a CDS encoding vWA domain-containing protein; translated protein: MTGSAIDLRKIEETAPALVNLYKSAGTSLSRHGLEGGRASVYLVLDYSGSMRPYYDDGSVQAFADRVLGLSAHLDTDGRVPVVFFSTDVDAVEEVTLANHEGRVTATAARLGHMGKTSYHLAMDAVIDHYLDSGSDDPALVVFQTDGGPVSKLAAERYLCKAARLPLFWQFVGFGNTRSTQFDFLRRLDELPVPGKRIVDNAGYFHAGPDPRAVPDAELYDRLVSEFPAWLTAARAAGIVRA
- a CDS encoding PadR family transcriptional regulator, with amino-acid sequence MADETAETADETSAGTNPRPLPATSWAVLGLLSFGEELSGYDLKKWSDRSLRFFYWSPSFSQIYSELKRLEKAGYASSRMVAQDTGTRDKRVYRITGAGMDAVRAWAREAPVDPPVLKHGPMLRLWLGHLLEPEQMREVLSRHKEFAEDMRRRAEADAESAKDEAAWAYPTLTLKWAERYYTSERDLAAAMLEDIDALEAARAAAGAAGSPAGKSADHP
- a CDS encoding SDR family NAD(P)-dependent oxidoreductase, producing the protein MVSLEGKVVVITGAARGQGAAEARLCAGAGARVVVTDLREEEGRAVAAELGGQGLYVRHDVADADSWAGVVREAVAAFGTISALVNNAALWRTAHVEEQSPEGFEELLRVNLLGPFLGIRAVAPVLRAGGGGSVVNVSSTAGLVGIPGHAAYGSTKFGLRGLTRSAALDLAPDGIRVNSVHPGAIDTPMVADAVAGRDWSHVPLGRMGRPGEVGELVLFLCSDASSYVTGAEFAVDGGMTAR
- a CDS encoding alpha/beta hydrolase, which codes for MTRDGLSPDARRLCDAMAAGFPGPGDAAALRAAVAAGAPGRPAGPDLASVYDTTAGGVPVRVYDPAPGAAGRPLAVYFHGGGWVMCGPDTHDALCRALASASGAVVVSADYRLAPEHPWPAAADDALAVLLWARTGAERLGCDPARVVVAGDSSGGNLAAVTALRAPGLVAGQLLAYPPLDASMGSESVAAYGRGYFHTAAHMAWYWDQYGGDPAHPHVSPLRAADLSGLPRTLIVLADCDVLRDEGLAYARRLGEAGVDCEVRLHPGVFHGFLGLPLPAARAAVAGAAAWLAATEPVG